The genomic region GGACGGTTGTTTCCGTGGTAACGCCTTCTGCCCTAATTCCCATAATAACTCCAACAAGAGAACCAGCTGGAATGGGTTCATTAATCTCTGTCAAGGAACCGCTTACCAGTGTGTATTTAGGAACCACACCACCACCTGCCGGAGCTATAAAAGGAGACGAGTATGTTATGGTATTCTGCAGTATGGTAAATACCATTCCACCTGTTAACTGACCGGGCGTAGCTGAAGTTAAAACTGTAAGGGCGGCAAATGGGTACACACTAACTCCGTCTTCCAGGTTAACTGCCGCTTTAGCTCCAAACAACACATACAGATTTTTTACCACTGCGTCATAAGGCATAACAAACGTACAACGATAAAATTGTGTGTAATTAACAGAATTAAACGTAATCGTCCCTGCCGCCCAGTCACCGGCCTGAAGCTGTGTCGGATCGCTGGAAACAACAGGATTTGCTTCAAATCCGGCAAATTGAATAATTGACGGATTTCCCTGAGCATCCGTACTAACCTGGGCCTCACTATTTTCGATCGAAAATGGAATTACTCCTGAATTCCTGATACTTCCTGGTCCTTCAGGACCAGTGGCACCAGTGACCCCAGTGGCTCCAGTAGACCCGGTAACCCCAGTGGCTCCGGTATCTCCAGTGGCTCCAGTGGACCCGGTGGCTCCTGTATCTCCGGTAGACCCGGTAACCCCAGTAGCTCCGGTATCTCCGGTATCTCC from Propionispora hippei DSM 15287 harbors:
- a CDS encoding collagen-like protein, whose protein sequence is GDTGDTGATGVTGSTGDTGATGSTGATGDTGATGVTGSTGATGVTGATGPEGPGSIRNSGVIPFSIENSEAQVSTDAQGNPSIIQFAGFEANPVVSSDPTQLQAGDWAAGTITFNSVNYTQFYRCTFVMPYDAVVKNLYVLFGAKAAVNLEDGVSVYPFAALTVLTSATPGQLTGGMVFTILQNTITYSSPFIAPAGGGVVPKYTLVSGSLTEINEPIPAGSLVGVIMGIRAEGVTTETTVQFSVSGGILLE